One genomic window of Anaerofustis stercorihominis DSM 17244 includes the following:
- the fabF gene encoding beta-ketoacyl-ACP synthase II: MKRRVVISGLGAVSPIGNDVDTMWDSIKEGKCGIDEITHFDTSEYRVKLAAEVKDLDMEKYLKKREIKFNDRFTTFARIAAMQAMNDSNIDLKNVDKNRFGVIIASGIGGIETIENAQMNMEKRGPSKVSPYFIPMCLINLAAGNVAIDFGLKGHCSSTVTACAAASNAIGEAFHKIRDGYEDLMLAGGSEASITPLAMAGFMSMRALHEGDDKNRASIPFDKDRSGFVMGEGAGVLLLEEYEHAKKRGAKIYAEIVGYGATCDAHHVTAPIDDGSGGARAMASAIEDASINASDVDYINAHGTSTPLNDKTETMAVKSAFGNHAKELKISSTKSNTGHLLGASGAIEAIISIKAIENSFIPPTINYKNQDEDCDLNVVPNKGLNEEVNYAMSNSLGFGGHNASLIFKKADK; encoded by the coding sequence ATGAAAAGAAGAGTAGTGATTAGTGGACTTGGAGCTGTTTCTCCAATCGGTAATGATGTTGATACGATGTGGGACTCTATAAAAGAGGGAAAATGCGGTATCGATGAAATTACTCATTTTGATACGAGTGAATACAGAGTTAAACTTGCTGCGGAAGTCAAAGACTTGGATATGGAAAAATATCTGAAGAAAAGAGAAATTAAATTTAACGACAGATTTACCACATTTGCCCGTATTGCTGCAATGCAGGCAATGAATGACAGTAATATAGACCTTAAAAATGTAGATAAAAATCGTTTCGGAGTTATAATAGCCAGCGGTATCGGCGGTATCGAAACCATAGAAAATGCACAGATGAATATGGAAAAGAGAGGTCCAAGTAAGGTTTCTCCTTATTTTATTCCTATGTGTCTTATTAATCTTGCGGCAGGAAACGTTGCTATCGACTTCGGTCTTAAAGGGCATTGTTCTTCGACCGTTACGGCATGTGCCGCAGCCAGCAATGCGATAGGCGAAGCTTTTCATAAGATAAGAGACGGATATGAAGATTTGATGCTTGCCGGAGGAAGCGAAGCTTCCATAACTCCTCTTGCAATGGCGGGATTTATGTCAATGAGAGCACTTCATGAAGGCGATGATAAAAACAGAGCAAGCATACCTTTCGACAAAGACAGAAGCGGTTTTGTAATGGGGGAAGGTGCGGGAGTACTTTTATTGGAAGAATACGAACATGCGAAAAAAAGAGGAGCTAAAATCTATGCGGAAATCGTAGGCTACGGTGCCACATGTGACGCACATCATGTAACTGCTCCTATTGATGACGGAAGCGGCGGAGCAAGAGCAATGGCAAGTGCCATTGAGGATGCAAGCATTAACGCTTCCGATGTAGATTACATAAACGCCCATGGAACGAGTACACCTTTGAATGATAAAACCGAAACCATGGCGGTCAAATCCGCATTTGGAAATCATGCTAAAGAACTTAAGATATCTTCTACAAAGTCCAACACAGGTCACCTTCTTGGTGCTTCAGGAGCAATCGAAGCTATAATTTCTATAAAAGCCATAGAAAATAGCTTTATTCCTCCTACGATAAATTATAAAAACCAAGATGAAGACTGTGATTTGAATGTTGTTCCGAACAAGGGGCTAAACGAAGAAGTAAATTATGCAATGAGTAACTCTTTAGGGTTCGGCGGACATAATGCTTCATTAATATTTAAGAAGGCGGACAAATAA
- the fabD gene encoding ACP S-malonyltransferase: MKIGFLFAGQGTQSVGMGKELYDTYSEAKEVFDSVKLDYDVKELCFNGPKETLDDTAYSQSAILTTSMAIANVVKSKGIDPDYVCGLSLGEYSALCYAGAFSVNEAANIVRKRGQIMANALPKGTSKMVAVMNFDKDIIKETCEEVKSEGVCEIANYNSPAQIVITGEVKAVDKACEILKEKGARRLIPLNVSGAFHSSLLEEASMELNEVLGKYEINKPSIPVLYNVTGGEYDGDIKEILTKQIKSSVYFMQMVEYMIDKDVEAFVEIGPGKVLKGFVRKINKNIPVYSVEDNKSLEEMIGALK; this comes from the coding sequence ATGAAAATAGGATTTTTATTTGCCGGTCAGGGAACTCAATCTGTAGGCATGGGAAAAGAATTATATGATACATATTCCGAAGCAAAAGAAGTTTTTGATAGTGTTAAACTTGATTATGACGTAAAAGAACTTTGTTTTAACGGACCTAAAGAGACTCTTGACGATACTGCGTATTCTCAAAGTGCTATACTTACCACGTCTATGGCTATAGCAAATGTAGTTAAATCTAAGGGAATTGATCCGGATTATGTATGCGGACTCTCCCTAGGAGAATATTCAGCTCTTTGTTATGCGGGAGCTTTTAGCGTAAATGAAGCCGCGAATATCGTTAGAAAGCGTGGACAGATAATGGCAAACGCTCTTCCTAAAGGAACCTCTAAAATGGTAGCGGTAATGAACTTCGATAAAGATATAATCAAGGAAACCTGCGAGGAAGTAAAGTCTGAAGGTGTATGCGAAATAGCAAATTATAATTCTCCCGCACAGATAGTCATAACAGGGGAAGTTAAAGCTGTGGATAAAGCCTGTGAAATCCTTAAAGAAAAAGGAGCCAGAAGGCTCATTCCTTTAAACGTAAGCGGAGCTTTTCATTCTTCTCTTTTGGAAGAAGCTTCAATGGAACTTAATGAAGTTTTGGGTAAATATGAAATAAATAAGCCTAGTATACCCGTTTTATATAATGTAACGGGAGGAGAGTACGATGGAGATATAAAAGAAATTTTAACAAAACAAATCAAATCCAGCGTATACTTTATGCAAATGGTTGAATACATGATAGATAAAGATGTTGAAGCTTTTGTTGAAATAGGTCCGGGTAAGGTGCTTAAAGGATTTGTAAGGAAAATAAACAAAAATATCCCTGTATACAGTGTAGAGGATAATAAATCACTTGAAGAAATGATAGGAGCGTTGAAATAA
- a CDS encoding beta-ketoacyl-ACP synthase III: protein MNNRKILGYGYYIPKNMITNHDLEKIVDTSDDWIKSRSGIETRYISSDENTSDISYNAAIKAIDDAGIKNEDIDLVICSTCTPDNLTPSTACLIQEKLGLNDKHVMAFDISAACSGFLYAMQVASMMLMEYKCALIIGAETLSKVIDWSDRNTCVLFGDGAGAVIMKRENINKNMFFYANSEGDNEGKLRIKGPSLKEPLKNELREIGHIEMAGNDVFRFAVRAMSEALIKVLEKADKTIDDIDLFIPHQANYRIIKHVIRKLKIDESKLYINLNNYGNTSAASVAIALAEAKEKGLIKEGAKIVLIGFGAGFTYASGYIEI from the coding sequence ATGAACAATAGAAAAATTCTGGGATATGGGTATTATATTCCAAAGAATATGATTACCAACCATGATTTGGAAAAAATAGTCGATACAAGCGATGATTGGATAAAAAGCAGGTCGGGTATCGAAACGAGATACATAAGCAGTGATGAAAATACAAGCGATATATCATATAATGCTGCTATAAAAGCAATAGATGACGCAGGTATCAAAAATGAAGATATCGACCTAGTCATTTGTTCAACCTGTACTCCCGACAATCTGACCCCGTCTACTGCTTGCTTGATACAAGAAAAGCTGGGACTTAACGATAAACACGTTATGGCTTTCGATATAAGTGCTGCATGCAGCGGCTTTTTATATGCAATGCAGGTTGCGAGTATGATGCTCATGGAGTATAAATGTGCTCTTATAATCGGTGCTGAAACACTTAGTAAAGTAATAGACTGGAGCGACAGGAATACTTGTGTACTCTTCGGAGACGGTGCGGGTGCAGTAATCATGAAAAGAGAAAACATTAACAAAAACATGTTTTTCTATGCAAACAGCGAAGGGGACAATGAAGGTAAACTTAGGATAAAGGGACCAAGCTTAAAAGAGCCTTTAAAGAATGAACTAAGAGAAATAGGCCATATCGAAATGGCGGGAAACGATGTTTTTCGTTTTGCCGTAAGAGCAATGAGTGAAGCTTTAATCAAAGTTCTTGAGAAGGCTGATAAGACAATAGACGATATTGACTTATTTATTCCTCATCAGGCTAATTACAGGATCATAAAACATGTTATCAGAAAACTTAAAATAGACGAAAGCAAATTATATATAAATCTAAATAATTACGGAAATACTTCGGCTGCAAGTGTTGCTATCGCTTTAGCTGAAGCAAAGGAAAAAGGACTAATAAAAGAAGGAGCAAAAATTGTTTTAATAGGATTTGGAGCAGGGTTTACTTATGCTTCGGGTTATATTGAAATATAG
- the fabG gene encoding 3-oxoacyl-[acyl-carrier-protein] reductase: protein MMDSKTAVVTGAGRGIGRAIAIALAKDGYNVVINYNGSKEKAEKVALECREHGVSAITVKANVSDFSESEELIKKAIEEFGSIDVLVNNSGITRDNLLLRMKEKDFDSVIDVNLKGTFNTIKHATRQMMKQKSGSIINMSSVVGISGNAGQANYSASKAGVIGLTKSVARELASRGIRVNAIAPGFIESDMTDELNDKAKDEILKGIPLKSIGKGEDVANLAVFLSGDKSRYITGQVINVDGGMVM, encoded by the coding sequence ATAATGGATAGTAAAACTGCTGTTGTAACGGGAGCGGGCAGGGGTATCGGAAGAGCCATTGCCATAGCTCTTGCCAAAGACGGATATAATGTAGTAATCAATTATAACGGAAGCAAAGAAAAAGCAGAGAAAGTTGCTTTGGAATGCAGAGAGCATGGTGTTAGTGCAATTACCGTAAAAGCAAATGTATCTGACTTTAGTGAAAGCGAAGAGCTTATAAAGAAAGCGATAGAAGAATTTGGAAGTATAGATGTGCTTGTCAATAATTCCGGTATTACAAGGGACAACTTGCTTCTCAGAATGAAAGAGAAAGATTTTGACAGTGTAATAGATGTAAATTTAAAGGGAACATTTAATACCATAAAACATGCAACCAGACAAATGATGAAACAAAAAAGCGGTTCTATAATCAATATGTCAAGCGTAGTAGGTATTTCCGGAAATGCGGGACAGGCAAATTATTCCGCAAGTAAAGCTGGTGTGATAGGTCTTACAAAGTCTGTTGCGAGAGAACTTGCTTCAAGAGGGATAAGAGTGAATGCAATAGCTCCCGGATTTATCGAAAGCGATATGACTGATGAATTGAATGATAAAGCAAAAGATGAAATATTAAAGGGTATTCCGCTCAAGTCTATAGGAAAAGGCGAAGATGTTGCTAATTTGGCGGTGTTCTTATCCGGAGATAAAAGCAGGTATATAACCGGTCAGGTTATAAATGTAGACGGCGGAATGGTAATGTAG
- a CDS encoding acetyl-CoA carboxylase biotin carboxylase subunit, which produces MIKKVLIVNRGEIAVRIIRTCKEMGIKTVAVYSTADKDSLHVQIADEAVCIGPAKVNDSYLNMSNIIEAACSSGADAVHPGFGFLSENPKFARLVIGCGLIFIGPNPDVIEKLGNKSEARKMMIEAGVPVVPGSKEIIKTADEGIKLAKEISYPVIIKASNGGGGRGMRIVRSEEEFEDNFNNAVSEAKACFGDSDVYLEKYIENPKHIEIQLLGDKHGNVIHLFERDCSFQRRNQKLIEEAPCHVLDDNIRKSMITDAVKACRHVGYDSVGTIEFLLDKSGKYYFMEMNTRIQVEHPISEMISGVDIVKHQIKVAGGQKLSLKQEDIKCNGYAMECRINAEDMERDFAPSPGKIKFLHLPGGRGIRIDSAVYTGYEIPPYYDSMILKLITFAPTRLECIKKMRVALEELIIDGVKTNIEFHYLTLHNKTFIEGNYDTGFFDRFIKELEEQSGELI; this is translated from the coding sequence ATGATTAAGAAAGTTTTGATCGTAAACAGAGGTGAAATTGCAGTAAGGATCATCAGGACATGCAAAGAGATGGGTATTAAAACCGTGGCGGTTTATTCTACCGCAGATAAAGATTCTCTTCATGTCCAAATAGCGGATGAGGCGGTTTGTATAGGACCTGCAAAAGTTAATGACAGTTACTTGAATATGAGTAATATAATCGAAGCTGCGTGTTCCTCAGGTGCCGATGCAGTACATCCCGGTTTTGGCTTTTTAAGTGAAAATCCTAAATTTGCAAGGCTTGTTATAGGGTGCGGGCTTATCTTTATAGGACCAAATCCCGATGTGATAGAAAAGCTGGGAAATAAAAGCGAAGCAAGAAAAATGATGATCGAAGCCGGAGTGCCTGTCGTACCCGGTTCCAAAGAAATAATAAAAACCGCCGATGAAGGAATTAAACTTGCCAAGGAAATTTCTTACCCCGTAATTATAAAAGCCAGCAATGGCGGCGGGGGTAGAGGAATGAGGATAGTAAGGAGCGAAGAAGAGTTTGAAGACAACTTCAATAATGCCGTAAGCGAGGCTAAGGCTTGCTTCGGAGACAGCGATGTATATCTGGAAAAGTATATTGAAAATCCCAAACATATCGAAATACAGCTTCTCGGTGATAAACACGGAAACGTAATTCATTTGTTTGAAAGAGACTGCTCTTTTCAAAGAAGAAATCAAAAGCTTATAGAAGAAGCTCCCTGTCATGTTTTAGATGATAATATAAGAAAGTCAATGATAACTGATGCCGTAAAAGCATGCCGTCATGTGGGCTATGACAGTGTAGGTACGATTGAATTTTTGCTTGATAAAAGCGGTAAGTATTATTTCATGGAAATGAATACGAGAATTCAAGTTGAACATCCTATTTCCGAAATGATAAGCGGTGTTGATATAGTTAAACATCAAATCAAAGTTGCAGGCGGACAAAAATTATCTCTTAAGCAAGAAGATATAAAATGTAACGGCTATGCAATGGAGTGCAGGATAAATGCGGAAGACATGGAAAGAGATTTTGCTCCCTCACCCGGGAAGATAAAATTTTTACATCTTCCGGGAGGCAGAGGTATAAGGATAGACAGTGCCGTTTATACGGGATATGAAATACCGCCTTATTACGATTCGATGATACTCAAGCTTATTACATTTGCACCAACCAGGTTGGAGTGTATAAAGAAAATGAGAGTAGCTCTTGAAGAGCTGATAATAGACGGAGTAAAAACTAATATAGAATTTCATTATTTGACGCTTCATAATAAAACTTTTATTGAAGGTAATTATGATACCGGATTTTTTGATAGGTTTATAAAGGAGTTGGAAGAACAAAGTGGAGAACTTATTTAA
- the fabZ gene encoding 3-hydroxyacyl-ACP dehydratase FabZ, translated as MYNSNDIQKIIPHRYPFLLVDTIEEITDDTVIIGKKCVSANEMQFMGHFPEKHVMPGVLMIEALAQTGAVLLLSKEENKGKIAVLAGVNKIRFKRQVIPGDTLTLKVELTKMKAGIGFANATALVGDEIAVKGEIMFAVEK; from the coding sequence ATTTATAATTCCAATGATATTCAAAAAATCATACCTCACAGATATCCTTTTCTGCTTGTAGATACTATAGAAGAAATAACAGATGATACTGTCATTATAGGTAAGAAGTGCGTCAGCGCCAATGAAATGCAGTTTATGGGACATTTCCCTGAAAAGCATGTGATGCCGGGAGTCTTGATGATCGAAGCTTTGGCTCAAACTGGTGCGGTCTTACTGTTATCTAAAGAAGAAAACAAAGGTAAGATTGCGGTCCTTGCGGGAGTAAATAAAATACGTTTTAAAAGACAAGTTATCCCGGGAGATACATTGACTTTAAAAGTGGAACTTACCAAGATGAAAGCGGGCATAGGCTTTGCAAATGCTACGGCTCTTGTGGGGGATGAAATTGCCGTTAAAGGGGAAATAATGTTTGCGGTAGAAAAATAA
- a CDS encoding NAD(P)H-dependent flavin oxidoreductase: MLKEVRIKDKVLSVPIIQGGMGVGVSLSSLAGSVMKEGAMGVISAAHPGYRKPDFNKNSLKCNIEAIIEEAKKAREISGGNGLLGVNIMVASKGYAEYVKAAVKAKVDAIISGAGLPLDLPKLVEDKSILLAPIVSSGRAIRLILKRWSKRHSVIPDFVVIEGSEAGGHLGFKKEDLENGTCESLDKIFEDVKNELAPFEEEYNKNVPVFVAGGIYTGSDIAHFIKKGADGVQMGTRFIATKECDASQEFKDMVINAKKEDISIVKSPTGFPGRGIMNSFMQKVENRGNICMSSCYNCLSLCDPSDTPYCISQALIQSVKGNVDNGLIFVGSNASRVDKMTTVHELIKELVDGANEELKENE; the protein is encoded by the coding sequence ATGTTAAAAGAAGTAAGAATTAAAGATAAAGTACTCAGCGTTCCTATCATTCAAGGCGGAATGGGCGTTGGCGTATCTTTATCTTCACTTGCAGGAAGTGTTATGAAAGAAGGAGCGATGGGGGTTATAAGTGCCGCTCATCCCGGATACAGAAAGCCTGACTTTAACAAAAATTCTCTAAAATGCAATATAGAAGCAATAATTGAAGAAGCAAAAAAAGCAAGAGAAATAAGCGGAGGCAACGGGCTTTTAGGAGTAAATATCATGGTAGCCAGCAAGGGCTACGCAGAATATGTAAAAGCTGCCGTTAAAGCTAAGGTCGACGCTATTATATCGGGTGCCGGTCTTCCCCTTGATTTACCGAAGCTTGTGGAAGATAAGAGTATTTTGCTTGCACCTATAGTATCAAGCGGCAGAGCCATTAGACTGATACTTAAAAGGTGGAGCAAAAGGCATAGCGTAATCCCCGATTTTGTTGTTATCGAAGGGAGCGAAGCCGGCGGACATCTTGGATTTAAAAAGGAAGATTTGGAGAATGGTACATGCGAAAGTCTAGATAAGATTTTTGAAGATGTTAAAAATGAACTTGCACCTTTTGAAGAAGAGTACAACAAAAATGTCCCTGTCTTTGTTGCGGGAGGTATTTATACCGGAAGCGATATCGCTCACTTTATAAAAAAGGGTGCCGACGGAGTACAAATGGGTACGAGATTTATTGCTACGAAAGAATGTGATGCTTCACAGGAATTCAAAGATATGGTTATAAATGCAAAAAAAGAAGATATATCTATCGTTAAAAGCCCTACGGGTTTTCCGGGTAGAGGAATTATGAATTCTTTTATGCAGAAGGTTGAAAACAGAGGAAATATTTGTATGTCTTCTTGTTATAACTGTTTATCCCTTTGTGATCCAAGCGATACTCCTTACTGCATTTCTCAGGCTCTTATTCAGTCTGTAAAAGGAAATGTGGATAACGGACTTATATTTGTAGGCAGCAATGCTTCAAGAGTGGATAAGATGACAACAGTACATGAACTCATTAAGGAATTGGTCGACGGTGCCAACGAAGAATTGAAGGAGAATGAATAG
- a CDS encoding acetyl-CoA carboxylase carboxyltransferase subunit alpha, protein MKIKECEIKIRTLEAEKAGLNIDESQRYDEINKEIMELKKEAYSNLEPWDRVYLARHQDRPKASDYISLLIDDFYELHGDRCYGDDNALIGGIGTFKGIPVTVLAQAKGKTLEENLKRNFGMMNPEGYRKALRLAKEAEKFHRPIINIVDTAGAYPGKGAEERGQAEAIAKCLYEFSNLKTPVISVVISEGGSGGALALSVADRIVMLENAIYSVLSPEGFASILWKDESRAEEASKYMRLTSYDLYEKGIIDHIIKEPAGGAQNGLEYVVAQIAVYIETELKELIQKKDRLLIRERFLKYRKIGMI, encoded by the coding sequence ATGAAAATAAAAGAATGTGAAATAAAAATCAGGACTTTGGAAGCGGAAAAAGCTGGTTTGAATATTGACGAAAGTCAAAGATATGATGAAATAAACAAGGAAATCATGGAGCTTAAAAAAGAGGCTTATTCAAATCTGGAACCATGGGACAGGGTATATCTTGCAAGGCATCAGGACAGACCCAAGGCTTCGGATTATATCTCTTTGCTGATAGATGATTTTTACGAACTTCACGGAGACAGGTGTTACGGTGATGACAATGCTTTGATCGGAGGGATAGGAACTTTTAAGGGTATTCCCGTCACTGTACTTGCTCAGGCAAAGGGTAAAACTTTGGAAGAAAATCTAAAGAGAAACTTTGGGATGATGAACCCCGAAGGGTACAGAAAAGCCCTAAGACTTGCAAAAGAAGCTGAAAAGTTTCACAGACCGATAATAAATATAGTAGATACCGCGGGGGCTTATCCGGGAAAAGGCGCTGAAGAAAGAGGACAGGCAGAAGCTATTGCCAAATGTCTATACGAATTTTCAAACCTTAAGACACCTGTCATAAGCGTTGTTATTTCGGAAGGCGGAAGCGGAGGCGCTCTTGCACTGAGCGTTGCCGATAGGATAGTGATGCTTGAAAATGCAATATATTCTGTCCTTTCTCCCGAAGGTTTTGCGAGCATACTATGGAAAGATGAGAGCAGAGCCGAAGAGGCGAGCAAGTATATGAGACTCACCTCTTATGATCTATATGAAAAAGGTATCATTGACCATATAATAAAAGAGCCTGCCGGAGGTGCTCAAAACGGTCTTGAATATGTGGTAGCACAAATTGCGGTTTATATAGAAACCGAACTTAAGGAGCTTATTCAAAAAAAGGATAGACTGCTTATTAGAGAAAGATTTTTAAAATATCGTAAAATAGGAATGATTTAA
- a CDS encoding DUF561 domain-containing protein: protein MLRVILKYSRKVMVMLNKMLGIKYPIIQGAMANIATAEFAACVSNAGGLGIIGTGAMTCVQAKEEIKKCKSLTYKPFGVNVMMMNPETEEIMNMLCEEKVSVVTTGAGNPGKYVEALKKSGAKVFPISPSVALAKRLARAGVDAIIVEGGESGGHVGEQTTMALVPQIVDAVDVPVIAAGGIADGRGFNAALSLGAIGVQVGTCLLVSEECPIHENYKAAVLKAKDTDTIVTGKSLNAPVRVLKNKMSKEYIKLETSLANREELEKLTLGGLRKAVFEGDMVTGSVMMGQIAGMCKEIMPMKDILKNIMDSSKRELEILIEKHKELEC, encoded by the coding sequence ATGCTTCGGGTTATATTGAAATATAGTAGAAAAGTTATGGTAATGTTAAATAAAATGCTAGGTATAAAATATCCGATTATTCAAGGTGCTATGGCAAATATTGCTACAGCAGAATTTGCGGCATGCGTAAGTAATGCGGGAGGACTTGGAATTATCGGAACAGGTGCTATGACATGTGTTCAGGCAAAAGAAGAAATCAAAAAATGCAAAAGCTTGACCTATAAGCCGTTCGGAGTCAACGTAATGATGATGAACCCCGAAACCGAAGAAATAATGAATATGTTATGTGAGGAAAAGGTTTCCGTAGTAACTACGGGAGCAGGAAATCCCGGTAAATATGTTGAAGCTCTTAAAAAATCAGGGGCTAAAGTTTTTCCCATTTCTCCGAGCGTAGCACTTGCAAAAAGGCTTGCAAGAGCGGGTGTCGATGCTATAATCGTTGAAGGCGGAGAGTCCGGAGGACACGTAGGCGAACAGACCACTATGGCTCTCGTTCCACAAATCGTAGATGCGGTCGATGTTCCGGTTATAGCCGCAGGAGGAATTGCCGACGGAAGAGGTTTCAATGCAGCACTTTCTCTCGGTGCTATAGGTGTTCAAGTGGGGACTTGTCTGTTGGTGTCTGAGGAATGTCCGATACATGAAAATTATAAGGCTGCAGTTTTAAAAGCAAAGGATACAGATACTATCGTTACGGGAAAAAGCTTAAATGCTCCCGTAAGGGTACTTAAAAACAAAATGAGCAAGGAGTACATAAAGCTCGAAACTTCTCTTGCAAACAGAGAAGAACTTGAAAAACTTACCCTTGGTGGTCTTAGAAAAGCTGTTTTTGAAGGCGATATGGTTACGGGTTCCGTAATGATGGGACAGATTGCCGGAATGTGTAAAGAGATTATGCCTATGAAGGATATACTTAAAAATATAATGGACTCTTCAAAGAGAGAACTTGAAATATTAATTGAAAAACATAAGGAGTTAGAATGTTAA
- the accB gene encoding acetyl-CoA carboxylase biotin carboxyl carrier protein yields the protein MDTKIIKQVIDIFEHSDVHKLEVEDKDIKIKLEKENHNIVTSIPFDSYKQSPAVVQNNSADLEKKVNVKEKEDDKGNWVKSPLVGTFYSRPNENANEYVSVGESIKKGDTICIIEAMKVMNEIKAPSSGTVLKVNKTDGEMVQFDDNLVLIGE from the coding sequence TTGGATACTAAAATAATAAAACAAGTTATAGATATATTTGAACATTCGGATGTTCATAAACTGGAAGTAGAAGATAAAGATATAAAGATAAAACTTGAAAAAGAAAATCATAATATCGTTACATCTATTCCTTTTGATAGTTATAAACAAAGTCCGGCTGTTGTTCAAAACAATAGTGCGGATTTAGAAAAAAAGGTGAATGTGAAAGAAAAAGAAGACGATAAAGGGAATTGGGTCAAATCTCCTTTGGTCGGTACTTTTTATTCAAGACCAAACGAAAATGCAAATGAATACGTAAGCGTAGGTGAAAGCATTAAAAAAGGCGATACCATTTGTATTATCGAAGCTATGAAAGTCATGAATGAAATAAAGGCACCATCTTCTGGAACAGTTTTAAAGGTTAATAAAACAGACGGAGAAATGGTTCAATTCGACGATAATCTTGTTTTAATAGGTGAGTAA
- the accD gene encoding acetyl-CoA carboxylase, carboxyltransferase subunit beta, producing MENLFKKRQERLELFKSRRIRTNKDLTKKEVPENLIKNCEVCHKNVPYEDMMNNLYVCPNCSHHLKISARERIRQLTDKSTFRELDKNLESSNEDDFPGYTKKLDKSKKSTGLHEAVVTGVGRINGEKIALAVMDSNFMMGSMGQIVGEKITRITEYATRRRLPLLISCTSGGARMQEGIMSLMQMAKTSAALKKFSDEGGFYISLLTHPTTGGVSASFAMLGDIIISEPNALVGFAGKRVIENTINETLPKEFQRAEFLLEKGFIDMVVDRTEMKKTIYELIMLHKGVSL from the coding sequence GTGGAGAACTTATTTAAAAAAAGACAGGAAAGACTTGAACTTTTTAAATCAAGAAGAATAAGGACCAATAAAGATTTAACAAAAAAAGAGGTTCCCGAAAATTTAATAAAAAACTGTGAAGTATGTCATAAAAATGTTCCATACGAAGATATGATGAATAATCTCTATGTATGTCCTAACTGTTCTCATCATTTAAAGATAAGTGCAAGAGAAAGGATAAGACAGCTTACTGATAAATCTACATTCAGAGAACTTGATAAGAACTTAGAAAGCTCTAATGAAGATGATTTTCCGGGATATACAAAGAAACTCGATAAGAGTAAAAAATCTACGGGACTTCATGAAGCTGTAGTTACCGGAGTCGGAAGGATAAACGGAGAAAAAATAGCCCTTGCGGTCATGGACAGTAACTTCATGATGGGAAGCATGGGGCAAATCGTGGGTGAAAAAATCACGAGAATAACCGAGTATGCGACTAGAAGGAGACTTCCTCTCCTTATCAGCTGTACCAGCGGAGGAGCAAGGATGCAGGAGGGTATAATGTCTTTAATGCAGATGGCTAAGACGAGTGCCGCACTTAAAAAGTTCAGTGACGAAGGCGGATTTTATATTTCTCTTCTCACTCATCCGACGACGGGAGGAGTAAGCGCATCATTTGCTATGCTCGGAGATATCATAATTTCAGAGCCAAATGCTCTTGTAGGTTTTGCAGGAAAAAGAGTTATAGAGAATACTATTAATGAGACGCTTCCTAAGGAATTTCAAAGAGCGGAATTTCTATTAGAAAAAGGTTTTATAGACATGGTTGTAGACAGAACCGAAATGAAAAAGACTATATATGAACTTATAATGCTTCATAAAGGAGTAAGTTTATGA